CGTCCTTGCATTAAACATGCATGCTTTTCCTACTATTACAgatcaaaatgtttgctgaaaaagtgaaaagggcCTTTTGAGTTTGACCGGCAACTGGTGGTGGTATGGTGGAGTACTAAAtgttgtaagtgtgtgtgaattaattTGTAAACAtgataatgacaacagaatgTAGCTCGGCTTGTGACAGCTATTGAATTTTTGTTTCCAGAGCCTGAGCAACACTTGAGTTCCTGAAGTAATATTAAAAGGTATAGTACACTATAGTCATATAGTCACATACCTTTGCTGTGTCagcaaaacatgtttatatttgaataaaactcCATTAGACTGGGACACTGAACCAAGCTTGGTAAATGtgatatatgtaaatgtattagcACTGCAATTTCCTGCTCACTGAAGATAACCAACAGACCTTCGGAAGTTCTCAAACAAATCTATTCGGTTTGCGGAATATACCGATAACTAAACTGTAAACGTTCTGGAAAGAGAAACTACTGTTGTGTTTGGAACGCAAGATCTAAAAACCTGTAGCGTGCTAGACAAAGGTTTGTTCTGTTGTCATTTGTGTGAACTGAACTTTTAAGCTACATTTTTAGCTTATTATGTTCTGAGGaattcagcatttattttgtcaaaaagaGGCAATTATACCGCTGTTATTATTTgttagaaatgaataaaaacattactgTAGCTTTACTGTGTCAATTTCCATCCTGTAATAATTCTTTTGTACTTCAACTGTGTACTCATTGTTagtataatgataatgaaagaCGGACTGTTCCAACTCACTCAGCCGAGGGGAGAAAGTTTCACGAAATGTCACGAACAAGgaacaaacacattaaagaaCTGTAACGCTATCTGAGTAATTAAAGCATTTATAACACTGATTAAGAATAACTTGATGCAAGGTGTCACTGACTGGAATAGTTTCCTGTGACACTTTCCAACCCTGAGAATAAACCATGTAAACAAACTCGTCTCACACTATCAAAATAGCCCGACGATGTGTAATGCAGAGAAAAGGGAACTCGCAGCTCAGTGGAGTCAGGTTACCTGTCATGAAGCTATACTGCATGTCTATTAACACTGACATGCCACTGCTGAAGCAGCTGGGCTGGACTGCTGCTTTAGGAACGTTTACAACACAAAAATCATGTAAAAACTCGTATTGTTCTTCAGAACCTCGACACAGGtccatgtgactgtgtgaatgttATACTGTTGTAAAGTGGGACCAAATGGTTCAGCAGCAACAACCTCAAAATATAAAACTCCATGAATCTCACTGTCAATTTAGGGCATGGAAAATTACTATTTACTAATgataataactaataattacatgtatattaaatattatatcaatGTATACGCTCATTGCTGTAATTAAGTAGCTTTTAGTGGATATACAGCTCATGAGCACGGTCCTGTGAAAACAATGTATCTCAAAAATGTCAATTTATgataaattaaaagaaacagcCATGTTTTAGCTTCATGATAATGTTTAATCATTAACAGTTAATccagtggtttttttttttagtttgtttagcATAAGGCAATGGGCAATTTTGTCAATTccttaaaaatgtcatttataccttttattttagtttgactagctctggaaaaagctagtaattGGATCTTAAgttaagattgttttgtcaaactactctttccaaggtcaagaattagCCTTTAAATCTCAATTTGTCTTATTTCAATTCATCTCAAAACCTCAACATGACCTCACTTGGAGCTATTTTCCATTGTTATATTGTCATAGTATCGAACTCTTACACAATTTGGAAAGGCAAGAATCAAGAGTAGTTAAGAGGTACCCGTATGCTGCTATGGCACAAACAGGAGGATGTTTCATCAAAGTTTGGTTGAAAGCTGGATTGGTTTGTAGAGTGTATGAACAATGAAATACAGTCAGGGTGCTGCATCTGTTCTTTTATGGTTATAATGCAACCAACTAAGTCAGAGATCTTCAAATTAGGCTACTTTATATAGGCTAAGTTGTACATAGTTTTCCATACATGTAAACGTGTTTTTACTTCAGACATACGAGAAATATGTTAAGAAATTTATAAACTGagtatttgaatttgaattgacagacaaaacatgtaCGTAGCACTTTTTCAGCCCTCTGAATGTGACTGAACTAAAATGAACTGCACActtgcattacaatggcatacACAAGAGTTTTATGTACCGTCAGTTTAACCTTTAAGTTTTACAATTAATGGATTCAGTAACTTAACTGTAAGCTTGTGTGTTTTAGATTATTTTACCTGGTTTcaatcaaatgtattcaaatgttaaacaaatgaaatcacatttacattcacttGCAGCAGTGAAGGGGACAACACTTTCTCTGGTGGGGAGTCGGTGAAGGTGTGTCCATCATTCACACAGAAGCCGCTTCTCTGAATGAACATGTGGAATATAACTTACATGTATGATGAGACGTTTCCTTCGTCACCGGTGCTCCACTACAAAGCTCATTGTTGTTCCATCAAAGGAGGGTGGGGCGATGATTCTTGGACCTTGTTGCGTTGTGATGCTGATAACTGGCTTCCTGTCTGAGCTCGCTGCGCCTCCTCTGGCGGTCACATGTCCCAAGCTCACAGGTAGCTGCAGTGGCCCTTGTGGAGCCTCACCTGTTGCGCTGTAATACGCACTCTCTGCGCCTGTTGCATTCGCTTCCGGTCTAGGGCTTCTGGCCCTTTTCAGCTTTTCTCCACCTGCATCCTCGGAGTGACACGGCGACTGTGGCAACAGCGCCTGCACCGGCAGAGTGGGCGAGGGGATGAAGCCCGGGTAGATCATGTAGGTGGGGGTGTACGCTGCTGGGCTCAGTGCCAGgggggacagggagagaggcaCAGGGGTGACAGGGGTGACAGGTGCCATAGGAGAATGGGGCATGGGTACATCCACATACTGGCCTGTCTCGGGGTCAAacagtctctttgtggtggcCTGTATGGGAGTGTCCACCAGGTAATAATGTCCTGTTGTGGGGTCTAAAAGCATCTTGCGCTGAGTTTGAGGGACTGTCTCTCCGGTAGAAGGTGTAGGTGACCCCGCCGGGATCGACGGAGAGAAACACAACACCTGCTGTTGTGCTTGAGGCCCCTTTGTTGCCCCAGGGTGATGGTAGATGCTTGAAGCTGGGTACTCCATGATCAACGGAGACCTTTTCTGCTCAGGCGTCTTGCAGTCCCCTATTTGGATCTGGCTAACATTTGAACTCACCTCCCTTGAAACAGGTTCTGGATTCAGCAGTTTGATTTCATTCGTGTACCCCAGCCCCGGTATGGTTAAATAGTTCTCAGAGTCTGAGCAGGCCTGTGCGACAGAGGGATTAGGGGGAATGATTTTGACCTTTCCCTGCTCCACCTGGCTGTGTTTCGGGGGCTCTATTTTCACCGACAGTGGAGCCACCGGGGTCTTGTGGCTTTTCATGGTCGATGATGTTTGCAGCGCAGAGCTTTGTGGAACAGGGTTACTAACTGAACTAATGCTGACACGAGCCTTGTTGCCAACATGGAGGACGCTTTTGTTactaaatgttttactttgctgTGATTGGGTTTTAAAGGTGTCATCATTATACGGGACATGGATGATGCTCAGAGCTCCTTTATCGTCCTGTGGTTTGCATGCGTCTGTGGTGTTCATCAAAGACTGAGGAACTCTGTCAGCGTTTGCCgtctccagctcctctgctcCCTGCTCCTCACTAGCGATAAGTGACAACACATGGCTGCCTGTGATTGGTTGTGGAGCTTGAGTTTTAcgcttccattcatttctatcAAAGACATAAAGCTGCTCCATTGTTTTGACGGCGGCTTTTAGCTTCTCTAATGCAGCCTGTTTTGGGACTCGGGGCTCatttctcctctcagctgtcTCACCCGCAAACTTTTCCTGCCTCTGTTTAGTCAGTTTGGTTTCAGTATTTGGCTGAATGTCTGACTGGTCAGGGTGTAGCTGCTTGCATGCAACAGGCGGCGCCCTGCTAGTTGTGCAATGTGATGGTGtattttcacttgtttcagATGGGGTGCCTGCCTCTGCCTGTTTCTGTGACACCTCAGCTGTCTGTTGTTTCACGTTTGTTTTCACAGAGTGACATTTAATCACAATAGGAGATGGTAATAAATGCTTAACTGGCTCCTTTGTGACCTTTTCCTCAAGTTTATCAGCTGCTGTGGAAGATTTACTATCACTATTATCTAAAGAAACAAAGCGATATGAACTTTTGACCAATTTACGGACATCTCTGACATGATATATTGGGGTTTGAAACTTGCATTTGGTGTCTCTTATGTCTCTAACGGTGAAGTTTGGAGTTTTATCTGAAGCAGACCAAACGTGGCATTTAGCATCACCTGCTGCCCTAAATGTGTTCACAGTGTTGTAACTTATTTTAGGGGTTAACAGGTTGGCAATATTCAGTGTACAGCCTTTATTTTCCTTCACACTTCTCAGGCATATTTTGATCTCAGGGGTTTTCCCCCCCTTCTCGTTTTCTTCTTTGCCTACTGTGTTTCCATTATTGCCTGTTTTGAactctttttcacatttctgtggGCCAGCAGGTGTGCCTGTAGCAGGTGCACTGCTTGGCAAATCTTCTGTAAAATCCTTCTCTCTTGAAAGGAGCTGGCAGCTTGGAACAAAAAGCAGTTTTGTCAGCATGCAGCTGGTGTCTAATCCTTCTTTTGCTGTGGTCTGTGTGTCACTTCCAGATGTGGGTTCTGCCTCCTTTACAGGTTTTGGCTCGTCTTCCTTCAATGAATTAAATGCACTAGTTTGACTGTGGCTGAGCAATGCTTTTGGAGGCTCATGTTGTCCCTTCTCTGACTCATCTGGTGGTTTGTTGCTTCCCTGCTCCTCTCCATGCTCACAGGAACTGGGTCTGCTGCCCTCCGGGCGTTGATCGTCAGCAGAATTAACAGTGAATCCTGAGCCTGATTCTGACGTCTGTCTTTGTAAGCCTCTTCCTTGACTCCTTTCTCTCATCCCGTCTTGATCTTTGGATTGAAAACACTGGGAGAGTGCTGGGTATGTGTCACATATTTCACCCCTCTCCATTTTGCGCTCCTGTTCAAACTGCATCTTTTtggaaataacatttttcaacAGACTCGATGCAAAAACTGCTCTTTTGTGCGTATCCCCTGTGCCGTCTGTGTGGTGACATTGCATCTCACAGCCTGATCTGGCCAGCACAGTCCCAGCAACCTCACTGGATCGTGCTTTCTTGGAGCATTTCGGACGTCTGGCGCCTTCAGGCGCTTCAACGTTACAGCGGAAATTCAGCGTGACTCCACGCTGCTTTGGCTGAACAGGATCTCTCAGTTCGATCTTTTTGCTAGAGGAGGAAGACTGTTGAGAAGTTGTTCTCTTGTTCAGTGCGTACATTCTGGTTTGTGGAGCTTTCATGCCGGTAATAGACTTTCCATGCCTCTTACTGTCCACAGTCTTATTCATTTCCAAAGTTGCGCTGGAAGTCTTATGCGCAATTACGCTCCGCTCCCTCCCCCGCGATATGTTTCCATAATTCCAGTCCACATAAGCTGACCATTTATTTAGCCCATATTCCGACATGGAGGACTCACTGGAGGTGCTAAGATTAATGGCATCGAAGTATGGACATGCCAAGCTCCGGAAAGACTTGGCGGTTAAGTTACGCACCTCTTTATCGGCGTCGTCCAGCTCACTGATGGAGCTGGACGCTCCGCTGGAATACTCATTAATATCTTTCCGTCTTAGTTTGGTTGCAAGGTGCTGACGGCCCGGAGCAGGGATGAAATACTGGGCTCTGTCGCCCGAGGGCCCCGCTCTGGCGCCAGAGCTCACAAAAGAGAAATGGCTCCTGTCTCCAAAGTGTTTTGTGTAGCCACAGGTGCTGTTGTCAAATATGTTGACAGGCTCGTTCACCGCCCTGGAGGATGTTTTAAttgataaatgtatttccccCGCATTGGCGTCTCCCCTTTGGTTTTTGCACACGCTTTCATCGGAGCTGGCGCATTTGTCCGAGTCACAAAGATCACTATCCTCCTGCTCGGTGCTGACAACCGCTCCACCAAGATCAGGCTGCACTTTCGCCTGGCTCCGGCCCTCCAAGATCAAAGTCCCCTCCTGCGTTTCGTCGCTTTCAAAAGATGCATAATCCACGAAGGAATAAACCAGGTTGTTGTCCTCGAAATCCCAACAGGTCCCTCGCCCCAGGTCATAATCTACGTCGTGGTCGAGCTCGGTCAGCTGGATTTCGTGCGTGGTGATGTAGTGGGACTCGTCCTCCACGGTGTCCGAGCCGCAGTGGTCGGACAGCACCGCGCTGGCGCCATCGTCCGACTCCGTCTTGCTGTTCAGGTACATGTCCGTGTACTGGAGCTCTTCGCTCTCGCTGCACACATGCTCGCTGCAGTCGCTCGGGTCGAGCTCGGCCTGGCGCTGCCCCTCATTCTCCGAGTCCTGATCGGTGTTGGGAAGTTTGGTCAGAGTTTCCAAAGGAGGCTCACCCGAAGCAGCCCCGTCCTCTACCTGCTCTTCAGCAAACTCTTCTGAAATGGTTCGACCCTCGTTGCAGTGCTCCCCCTGCTTTGAACTGTCGCTTTTCACAACAGACAGCTGGCTTCCCTCGCCAGTGAAAGTCACTCTCACTGTTTTTGCGCCGTCCGGTTTCACGTCCAGGTCCACATAGTTGGACTCGTCGCTTTTTGTCTCGGTGGCGCGGCGCTTGCTGTCCGTCTTGTCCTTATCCTTGTCATGTGGGAGCAGCTTCCTGTGAAGTCCGGTGTCATCTCGGTAAGTGAGagtttcctctgctgcttccatttAGTCCGGTCTTACCGTCAGGTGGTCCTCGTTTACGATGTTATCCCGACACAGGACGGAAAACTCTGCGGGCAGGAGGGACGGGAGGGCTGAGAGCGAGGAGGGTGAgtgggtgagacagagagagagagagagagagagagagagagagagagagatgggggggggggggggggtcccaaGGAAAATCCCACGATGGTTTCTCTCTGGTGTGAGTCTCAGTGTGTACAATCAATAACTTTGTAACTAAAGTCCGAAAAGTGCCAAGATTCAGCACCTTTCCTGGAAGAACAGCTCCCTGAGTTTTTATATGAAGTGCAATATAACTCATCTGAGGTGCTTTGTGTGAAAAAGCGAGTTTAAACCGGTAAATAAACTGTTGAATCTGGTATTTGCAGAggtggaaaaagtattcagttattttacttaagtaaaaatagtatatatatatatatatatatatactaaaatactctgttacaagtaaaagccctgcattcaaagttttacttaagtaaaattacCAAAGTATCAAACTTTACTTAAATGAtgtactcattgtgcagaatgGCCAATTTCAGagtaatgtaatgaatgtagtgaagtaaaaagtacaatatttgcctccataatgtagtgcagtagaagtataaagtatcataaaatgtaaatatgtacagtacttgagtaaatgtacttatatATTGGGTATTTGTATGACATGAGGCATGATGGCGCTGATGCACTAACTGAAGAATGTATTTACtcttgtgtgtgttagtataatatagtacagtataaaatggaaaaagaaaaactgcaatgTAACTCAGATACTCTTTGAAACATGCTCCATATTAATTACTGTAAaggggagtttttttttaatagactGAAAATGAAGCACGGGAAAGAAGAAAACGCTGACTTCACTGTAAAGAACACTTAGGATACGAAGTGGAACTAACAAAAAGCTACTCAGTCAAAGCAGCAAGAAGTTGCATAAAATCTCTTTTGATTTCAGATACAGTGGTGTGCTTTTTTAAGGCCTTTCTAAcaataactttttaaatgtatcataCCACATGAAGTCACCTTGAACTTCAAATCAAGTTTGAATTAAACCATTCCTTTTGTGAAGTTTATTAAACGTGTCATTGTTCCTGCAGAGAGCATAAGAAAGGTCAAATCTGTGATCTGCACAGTTTGACAACAGAATACTGATTCAATTGGGGCTTTTGTCATATCGGAATCTGAAGAATAAGAATAAACTTTATGGGCTAGGTATGTTTAAACATAACAAATTTGACTCCTATTATCGGTAGCTCTCAGTATATGTACACAGTGCCTAGGATATGCTGTTTGTGCACAGACATAAAGCtagacaaagacaacaaagaaaagccaaCATAAACATAACGCACACAGTGTACAGGTCAACTTGTTACTGTACATACAGGGTTGTGGTCTAGTGATGCAAGTGCAAGAGTGCTTTGGAGTGTGCAAAGAGTGCTGTAATAAAAACTGTATGGATAATTTATTAAGCTTCTTAATATGTGTGGACCTGAGAATGCCATCGGTGCTCTGCCCTCTCACTGAAACAGCTGCCTTTCCTTGACGGAGACAAATATTCACCACCAGCTGCCAGTCAGCTAAAAGAATTTACTATAAgttcatccattcatctgtAGATGTAGTGTAAGTCTAATCTGTTATTCTCAACACTGGGCCTTGCAAGACTCGTGGGAGATTGAAGTAAATGAATGATTAGGTGTTTGATAGTAATGTTTGCTATCAGGGAATAGCTGAATAATGCTGTCTTGCACAGTAATGATCTATTTATTAGAGCTCTGTCCAAGTGTTGAAGACACAAGTGTTGTTTCTGGACAGGGCCCCAGATTGGTGGTATGCAGCAGGGAGGGGTTGGGCCAACAGTTGCTCCATGTGGAGGGCACACTGACAGCAATATCAAGGACAGAGGCCACCAGGATAAAGCCTTTGTCACCCTCAAATCCCACTTTTACCCTCAGTGTCAATAACGTGGTGTAGCCTCTCAGCAGCAGTGGAAACAAACTGAGTACATTCAgtcaagtattgtacttaagtacaataaGTTCAAGTTCAATTCAAAAGGCTTTATTGACATGAATGTTTGGAAATTagtgttgccaaagcatcaatATACAATTTGTCACAACATCTGGTCAGTACACAATGACAGTAATAAGGACATTAACTCAACACAAGGCACAGATGTCTATGAGTTATTAACGGTTCAACCAAAGAGACGATTCCCTGCTAAATGTCTCAGATGGTTTCAATTAAATAACGTTTCCAGACCTAAAAtcatccagtatttcacaaaaaagcaaagactagagaaaagtccaaaaaagtGATATAAACTTGGGTTTtttcccattaatcatctcacgacctcTCAGATCTATCTTGTGACCTTTTAAAGGGGCCCGACCCCTTGATTAGGAGCCACTGGACAACTCTAcatgaagtagttaaaagtagctcCGCTTCGACCAgccacaacagtaaaatgttgtaataacaatataacacaTATCACTCTGCAGAAcatgtacttttattttgatactttaactacatttaGCTGGTaatactttacttaagtatgaGTTTAAGTACTTTTAGCAGtatattggtacttttacttaggaTCTGAATTCTTCTTCCAGTACTGTAAGACAAACAGCGGCAAACTAATGAAGGTCATGGCTCCAGTTTAGATTTCACATCAACAGATTATACTTATAATTGCTATAAAATGATGTAACAGTGTCTTAATACTGTTAAATGTGTTATTCAGTTTGCAGTTGCTCCTCTCATTCGAATGTTTGAATTTTGTTGgtgataaaacaaatgaaaatacaccataaattaataaatattcattaaaatgaTTGTACAACCACTTCCTTTATACTTACGTAAACATAAAAGTGTATACACTCCCATTATGAATCTTATGTGGAAAAACAGTGCATGTGTGGTCTTTATTTCCTGAGATTAAATTTTATCTTTCTCTGCCAaaacgcactcacacacacacacacacacacacacacacacacacacacacacaggttgaaCTGACCTCCACAAAGCTGATAAATTTAGGCAGCTATTTAAAATGGGGACACCGCTCACGCAAGCATGTTGAGATCAGTTTCTTACAGTGGCTACATTAAAACAGCAGGTGTTAAATCATGAGCACCATTAATCAACGCCAAAAACAGTCCATGTGAAGACCGCCTCGACCCTCGCTCTCCCCCTCACGTCATCACATGTTGATGCAGAGCAGAGAATTGATACACAATATATGTACCTGCTCTAAAAATAACCATCTGAGTGTGGAGGATAAGTTGAACAGTAACACAACAAATCCTACAGAGTTAAGTGTTTATAGAGACAGATTTTCAGAGCTGCTGGTCGGACGGTTGTTTATCCACTCGCAGAGCTGACGGGGGTTTTGATAAACTGATAGGTGTGAGCCTGGAGTTTGACACTGGAATcgtttttacagtatttaattgTAATCCACAGAGCAGCATCaggagctctgattggccagacTCCCACCAACAAATAACAGCTGACCAGATGGCACACATCTTTAAACCATCATGAAATGGAAACTGCGAATGTTAAAGTAGGAAACGAATGAATTGTGAGGTGAAATATACAACTgctagaaaatgtgtttatatggtACTTCAGACAGCTGcataattaaatgtattaacaaaaagtaaaaaatattgtaattccattttaaaatggaaaagaaaaaataagggAAAATAATTAGTAATTGGCTAATTTAGTGATATTTGCTATAtgctatgtatatatgtgtgtgtgtgtgtgtgtgtgtgtgtgtgtgtgtgtgtgtacctccacTGACACCAGCACATGATTTTTAAACTCTTACCAATAAGTGTGATGTGATAatccattaaaaatacatgatCCAATCAATTACCAaccattatttattaatgaaacAGCTCATaagaaatgaatgcaaaaacaGGAACACCACCTTTGAATAACAGCATTCAGCatttcaacaaaagcaaaatctttgtattataaaacatatattatcATAATTACAGTTGTGATTATCATAATGTCAAAGTGGTAGCAGCAGCAATAGTAGCATTGCTGTCTTGTGATTATTAGAGGGTCATGATgtggaatattttttttataaaccttTTAAACCTCACTGACCGTCTAGCAAGCCAGTCGTGATGAttctgtacttaagtaaaagcagcaataacaCAATTAAAAATGCCCCATTACtggtaaaagtcctgcattcagaaacATGTACTTAAAGTCTGAAATGTAAAAGCAGCCAAATGTTGTTCAAACCCACTCCAGTGACGTTTTCAAAGTTGGATTTTGGAGAAACGTGTTTCAAATTATGCACAaacatctagaatatttccatctgaTGGAACGGTGCAGCCATAAAGAGCACGAGGTCTTTGGTTTGAAgatttcactcagtgtaaacatcatatagcTTCAATGAAGAGTTGGAACAAGCTAAAACATGTCTGAACATATATCCAGTACTGTCAAACTGTGTGGATTAAGATTCTTTAAGGTATTTATGGGGAAAACTGTATGTCAAGGTGTTAATAAATTACCATTTAACTTTCTTGGAATGATGAGAAAAAACTCAATTTAAAAACTAGATTGATGTTGATTTTGTAATATATCGTGAGCaccagtggtgaaaagtaactatgtacatttacttaacTATtgaagtacttaagtacaattttgaggtacttgtacattACTTGAgtctttccattttctgctattttatatttctactccaccacattgaagaggcaaatattgtactttatgctcccctacatttatttgataacttttaTTCATTAGTTACCTTAAAtgttcagattaataatacaaaatataatgaacaAATCAATTAGGATGTAATATTATAGAtaaagataaaactttattgattgCTGGGGGAAAATTCACAATCTACCCAGCAgataaagtatataaagtagttaaaagtatctccacctttaccagcttcaacattaaagtgatgtttaCACATTAATGAATATTTCTGATACAGTAATATACTTTTATGCCAATGCTTTTGTAattgcatgacttttacttgtaatggagtatctCTACACAGTGGgtttactacttttacttaagtacaagatGTGAGTACTTATTGTACCCCTGGTGAACACAGACCTGTTGGATAAATGCATGATTCCAGTACgatatgtttgtgtttccagtggGATCGTGCCGTCTGGCAGCGCTGGTGAGCTTCTgggcctcctgctgctcctgagTGGGAACTGGAGAAGTTTGAGAGCTTGAACACCTGCTGTGAGGCAGTCACCAGAAGCCAGACACCACACTGCTCCAGGTTACCCCCTCCCAGCACTCAAGGGTTTCATGGTTCAAAGGGTAAAAGGTCATCTTATGATTTGAAAGTGTCATATGTGAGCTAGTTTAGTGGGTGTAAGGGATTAGAGCGTTACCCTAAACCAGAGATAATGACAATTCACTTAAGGAGGATAAATGATCACTGCGAGTATTTAGATCACTTATACTGACCTTCTGGTGGTGAAGGGTTCAGGAGGtttacaactgaaaaaaaaagctgctgtgtgcTTCATATCTGGACCAAAGTCCTGAAAATAGCAACttaataacatttataatttataacTGCAGACTTATTGGAAAGTAAGACATCTgtgaatattaatattttaattgcaaatatttattttacctttttaccAAAGATAAAGGATAAACACCACCAAAATTGATTTGTTGTTCAAATACAATATTGtgcttataactgatctatgaATCATTAGTAAATTATTCATCAACTATTAATTAAGCAATTCTTACAACCAATAGACCCTGTATAAGGCGTATGTATTACAGAGTGGTATCTATTTATATTGTAAGAGTTAAAAGAACAGCATCACTCTTAATACGACCTTCAGATGgcaccaaaagtaaaaacaatccTACACACGAGTGCTTCAAGAGAACATCTGTGCTGTagctgaaaataaatatatacaaacacacagagtaaatATCACCATGCTATTACTGTAGCATTACCATTAAGTCTCATTATTGGTGCTGTACTAATAGACTCAATGGTAATGGTACAGTAATCATAATTATTGGACAGCAGAATCACCTTAAACTGATGTTACAGAtggtgtgcttgtttgtgtgtttatgtaatgcTTTCACTTACATTagtttcctgttcctgttgaAAAGATGCCGCAGACATCACAGAAGGAGCagttattcaatttattttatatataaattcaTATTAATTTATGCTGatatttttctatttgtgtaaaggtgttttgatttgacacaaaataaatcacatgaaCAAGGACAAAAgatgtttctgacatttttctaCAAAAGCATGTCAGACGTATCCTCTCTGGAAGTGTCCGTTATtccagttttcagtgttttgaagcTGTTTTGAAGAGGCAGCCCACCACGGTTACATGTTGCTGTTTGATTTGTGAG
The sequence above is a segment of the Enoplosus armatus isolate fEnoArm2 chromosome 2, fEnoArm2.hap1, whole genome shotgun sequence genome. Coding sequences within it:
- the LOC139296628 gene encoding uncharacterized protein C4orf54-like, whose product is MEAAEETLTYRDDTGLHRKLLPHDKDKDKTDSKRRATETKSDESNYVDLDVKPDGAKTVRVTFTGEGSQLSVVKSDSSKQGEHCNEGRTISEEFAEEQVEDGAASGEPPLETLTKLPNTDQDSENEGQRQAELDPSDCSEHVCSESEELQYTDMYLNSKTESDDGASAVLSDHCGSDTVEDESHYITTHEIQLTELDHDVDYDLGRGTCWDFEDNNLVYSFVDYASFESDETQEGTLILEGRSQAKVQPDLGGAVVSTEQEDSDLCDSDKCASSDESVCKNQRGDANAGEIHLSIKTSSRAVNEPVNIFDNSTCGYTKHFGDRSHFSFVSSGARAGPSGDRAQYFIPAPGRQHLATKLRRKDINEYSSGASSSISELDDADKEVRNLTAKSFRSLACPYFDAINLSTSSESSMSEYGLNKWSAYVDWNYGNISRGRERSVIAHKTSSATLEMNKTVDSKRHGKSITGMKAPQTRMYALNKRTTSQQSSSSSKKIELRDPVQPKQRGVTLNFRCNVEAPEGARRPKCSKKARSSEVAGTVLARSGCEMQCHHTDGTGDTHKRAVFASSLLKNVISKKMQFEQERKMERGEICDTYPALSQCFQSKDQDGMRERSQGRGLQRQTSESGSGFTVNSADDQRPEGSRPSSCEHGEEQGSNKPPDESEKGQHEPPKALLSHSQTSAFNSLKEDEPKPVKEAEPTSGSDTQTTAKEGLDTSCMLTKLLFVPSCQLLSREKDFTEDLPSSAPATGTPAGPQKCEKEFKTGNNGNTVGKEENEKGGKTPEIKICLRSVKENKGCTLNIANLLTPKISYNTVNTFRAAGDAKCHVWSASDKTPNFTVRDIRDTKCKFQTPIYHVRDVRKLVKSSYRFVSLDNSDSKSSTAADKLEEKVTKEPVKHLLPSPIVIKCHSVKTNVKQQTAEVSQKQAEAGTPSETSENTPSHCTTSRAPPVACKQLHPDQSDIQPNTETKLTKQRQEKFAGETAERRNEPRVPKQAALEKLKAAVKTMEQLYVFDRNEWKRKTQAPQPITGSHVLSLIASEEQGAEELETANADRVPQSLMNTTDACKPQDDKGALSIIHVPYNDDTFKTQSQQSKTFSNKSVLHVGNKARVSISSVSNPVPQSSALQTSSTMKSHKTPVAPLSVKIEPPKHSQVEQGKVKIIPPNPSVAQACSDSENYLTIPGLGYTNEIKLLNPEPVSREVSSNVSQIQIGDCKTPEQKRSPLIMEYPASSIYHHPGATKGPQAQQQVLCFSPSIPAGSPTPSTGETVPQTQRKMLLDPTTGHYYLVDTPIQATTKRLFDPETGQYVDVPMPHSPMAPVTPVTPVPLSLSPLALSPAAYTPTYMIYPGFIPSPTLPVQALLPQSPCHSEDAGGEKLKRARSPRPEANATGAESAYYSATGEAPQGPLQLPVSLGHVTARGGAASSDRKPVISITTQQGPRIIAPPSFDGTTMSFVVEHR